The DNA sequence CCCAGATTGAGGCAGGCTACCTCTACAGCGACTACTTGACCCTGCATGTGTATGCGCCGCTACGCCGAGGCGACAAAGTCAATCGTGCCGGCGTAGACTACGAGGTCACCGCCATCCAAGATTTTAGGCTCAAAGATGAGGTGGCATTCTACAAGGTGACGCTTAGGAGGCTGCTTTGTTGAGTACAATTGAAGACCCCTCCGTCACCGTGGCGCGGCTGCTGCGAAGCCAGCTGCGTGTGGTCCTCGACAACGGCGGCTTAGCGTCGGTTAACGTGTCGGCAGAGTACCCGGGCAGCGACGCATTCAAGTTAGGCGACGGGCAAGTGACGGTTGGACTGGCGGATTGCAGCGACCAAAAACTGGATTTAACCGGCAAAATCCGACGCCGAACCGCTGCGGTGCGGGTAAACGCATGGGCAACCGACACGCCCGCGGCAGCCGAAAGCGGCAAAAGCCTCCGCGGCAAAATCGTGGAGGAAATCAACCGGATAATCCGACAGAACCGCACCACACCCAACCAGACAACCTACACTTTCGTCAACCAACCAGCGGGTGGGGAAGGCTGCAGGGCTTTTGGCGGAGCCGCAGAGTCAGCGCCAACTGAGAAGTGGACAGAGTTATCCGACATGGACTACGCGAAACTATGGTACAGAGACGACAGCCGCTGCCAAATCAGCAGCAGTCAAAGCGGTGAATCCGCGGTTTTGCTGGTCGGCTTTAAAGTAGAGAGCTGCCCCGGCGTGGTTGCGGAGGCGGCTTTCTGCTTTGAGGGCTACGGCGTGGCTCCAGGCGGCGACGGCGTGGCGGTGAAGGCATGGAACAGCGCCCAGCAGGCCTGGCATAACATGCAGAGCAACAGCGAGGGGCAAACCGACGAGGCTCTAACCTTAACGTTGTCTTCGGGCTTTTCGGATTTCATAGACGCCGACGGCTACCTATGGTTCCTCGCCAAAACCTTGGGCACCAGCGACGACGAAACCGAAGCGGTGCTCACCTGCGATTATGTCTCCTGCCGAGTTACGGTGAAGGGCATAACCTACTGCGACATCGCAGGTTACCGCCGCCTCGACCGCACCGACACCAAGCCCCCCATCTACCGCACCGAATTCAGTGTTAAATCATGGTTCATCGAGAACATTGGAGTGTAAGATTGTATGCCAGAAACGTATGGTTCCCATGAAAGCAAAATCTACTACGTTGAAGAAACCAGCTTCGGCGTAACCCCCCAAACCCCCACTATGCTCAGCGTACCCGCCCAGAGCCTGGAGCCCCAAATAAGCCCCAACAACATCAAAGTCCGCGGCGTCGGCTCCGTGGACCTGCAAGCCATCAAAGGCGGCCAGCGGGCGCCGAGCCTGAAACTGAGTTTTCCGTTGCCCAGCGAGGCACCGATTAACTTTCTGCAGTACTGCCGCGTGGAACTTGCCAAGTCATTGAGTATGCAGCTGCTCTACTACAAGGGCGCCTTTGCCTCGGCAACCGATATTCTCTCGCTGCTCTACACGGGCTGCAAAATCCAATCAGGCACCGTGCAATGCAGCATCGACGAGGTGGTGCAGGCCAGCGTGGACGTGCTCAGCCAAAACCTCACCGCGTCCACAGCCAAAATCGAAGACGCCGTCTACAGCGACTACGGCGGCGCGGTGCCCTTCTATGAGAGCTACATCAAAAAAGGTGGGGTGGCTCTGGAGCGGGTGACGGATTGGAAGTTCACGGTGGAAAATAACCTGCGGGGTGTGCCTGTGATTCGCAGTAGCGGCGGCAACGTCGTGAAGTATCTTCCGAATCGGCATCGGGACCTGACAGGAGAGGTGGTTTTTGAGTTTGAAAGCAAAGACGAATTCGACGACATCATAAACGACTCCGAATTCGACCTCGAGTTCGGCCTAGGCGGCGCAAACAAAGCCGTCTTCAGCGACTGCAAATGGGAAACCGCCGCCGCCCCCACCCGCATCGAAGACTTAGTGAGCCTCAAAGCCGCGTTTGTAGCCAAAACATTCACCATAACATAGGAGAAAAAAACATGCGAAAACAAACCATAACCCTTGGAACCGAACACGGCGCAGAATACGCCGGCACCTACATCTTCGGAGAAATCACCTGGGCAAAACGCAGCCGCATAATCCAGAAACACACCAAATACCACCCCCTAAGCGGGCAAGTGCAAAGCAGCGACTTCATCGCCATCCAAGCCGAAACCATCTGGGCCGCCCTCAAAGAGCAGCCCCAAAGCGGCCCCATCACGCTGGAGAAGCTATTAAGCGAAGAATGCGGCGTCCCCATCGCTCTGGGCGAGCTCTTCTCGCAGGTCGTCAACGGCCTCTGCGCGCTGAGCCGGGAGGAAACCGCTTTTTTATCCGATGCATCCGCCGCCAAAAACCCCACGTCGCCATCACCGACTTCCGACTGTGCAAAGAATTCGGCTGGACCCCAAGCGAGCTCGCAAAGCAGTCCTCCCGCGTTATCCACCAGTACACCGTTATCCTCAACGAGATAGACCGAGCGGCTGAGGAAGAAAAAAACAAAGCAGAAAAGGAAGCAAAACACTATGAGCGTTTCAGTTAACCTTACCCTATCAGGCTCCGAGGAGTTCCAAGCCGCAGTCAGCCGCTTCGACGGCGCCATGCAAAGACAAATACAAGAGAAGCTCTCCGAGTGGGCGCAGACTGTGAAGTCCGAGGCGGAGCGGCTGGTGCCTGTGCGCACGGGTTTTTTGCAGAGCAGCATCTTTGCTAGGAGCGTGGGCTGGCAAATTCAGGTTGGCGCAGAGGCGGAGTATGCGGCGGCGGTGGAGTTCGGCACCGGCAACATGCGTGCCCAGCCGTATTTGGCGCCGGCCCTCGAAACCCATCTGCCCAGCCTTGAACGTTATCTTTTGGAAGCGATAAATTCAGCTAAGGCGGAGGCGCAGCTATGAGTTTTCAGGAAATCGCCATAACCGTCCGCGCCGTCAACCGCGCCAGCAACGAGTTCAGCCGCATCCAAACCGACGCAGAAAACCTTGCTGCCCGCATCCGAACCGTGGGCTCCGCCATCGCAGGCATCGGCGCCGCAGGGACCGCCATCGGCTACGTCGCTAGCCAATTCGGCGTCCTTGACGACAGCCAAACCCGCGTCTTCACCAGCGCCATGATGGTGGTTTCGGTGATGGGCATGTTTATGCGGACCAGCGCCGGAGTCGCCGTTGCACAGAAGGTCTACGCCGCCGCAACCGCCCTTGCCACCGCCGTGCAGAACAGCCTCAACATCAGCTTCGCCACCTTCCTTGCATTGACGGGGGTAGGCATCGCCGTGATTGTTGCAGCCGCCGCAGCCATGTACAGCTTCGCCAACAGCATGAACACCGCCACCTCCAGCGTGGCAAGCTTCAACAGCCAAGCCGCCCAAACCCCCAGTCAAAGTCGAAGCATCGTCCGCAGCGGCGAAGCAGCCCTCTACCGTCGAGGAGTCGAATAAGTTGAGTCTAGATGCGCCCTGTGTCGCCCTTGTCTTGGGGTCGGTTGCGCCTCCGCAGGGGGACGTAGTGGATTTGTCGGTTCATCTGGGCTGCACCCGTGAAGTCGGTAGCTTCGAGGTGGTGCTGGCTAATTGGAACGGCAAATACAGCTCCGGCGGCAGCTACCCCATCACGGTGGGTTCGGATGGCAGCCTCTCGGTGGGCCGAGGCATCAACTGTCCCCTGCTTATGACTCTGCGCGTCGAAAACGTCAAGTACCAGTCCTCGCCCGTCGAGAACTACCTCACGGTGAGTGGCCGCTGCTGGGGCGAACGGCTCTTCCGCCGCGTCGTCACCAAAACCTACGTCAACGCCAAGGGCGAAGACATCGTCAAAGACCTCCTCGACTACTATGTTGGATTAAGCCATGTCCGAGGCGGCGTTGAACTGGTGGAATCAACCGACACAACCTACACGTGCCTCGAATACAGCGACACCCCCGTCATCGATATTCTGCGTGAGATCGCCGACAGCGCCGACAAATCAGGCGTCATTGGCTTTGACTTCCGCGTATCACCCGACGCCAAATTCGAGTTTTTCCCCAAAAACAGCAAAACCAGCGCCGTTAGCCTCTCTGAACGCATCGAAACCAGCGAGTACATCCGTGACATTACCCGCGTGCGCAACCGCGTAACCGTATATGGCGCAGCTGACAAAAGCGTCCCCGCCGACAAGGATCAGTGGACCGAAAGCCTCAGCCCCAGCGGCGGCGCATGGACCGCCCTCTCCGGCAGCCTAAGCCTCGACACAGCCACCCACGTCAAGGGCTCCGCATCCATAAAAACCACTGCCAGTAGCCTCTACTATGCCAGCTGCCAACTTACCCTAAACAGCGGCAGCGAAGTCGACACCGACGCCTACCCCACCCTTAACCTGTGGCTAAGCCGCGACGCAGCATTCAACGGCAACGCAACCATCGTGCTCCATGACATCTACGGCAACCTCGCCTCGCATGAAATGACGGTGGGCAACGAGAAGTGGTTCCAAACCCAGATCGCCGTGGGCGCAAAAAGCGCTGACCAGTGGCAAGCCGTCTCGGATTTCAACTGGAATCTAGTCAAGAGGGTGCAGGTTACGCTGTGGTTTACCGGGGTGGGGTCCGGTAGCTTTTGGGTGGATGGCTTATACTTCGGCGGCAACCGCTACAGCAGCGCTGTGGAAGATTCGGCAAGTCAAGCCACTGTTGGGCTGCGTGAGCTTGTGGAAGTCAACGAGGAACTTGCCAGCGACGCCGAATGCAGTTTCCATGCCAACGCGGTTCTCGTCAACCTCAAGGACCCCGCTGAATCCCTGGTGGTCGAAACCTCAGTGCTTGACTACGGAGCAGCGCCTATTTTGGCGGGCGACAAGGTCTCAGTGGCGTTGCCCAACGAGGGCGTCAGCGGCAGCTTTCGAGTTCAAACCGTCGAGTACCATGTGGACGGCAGAACCCAGACGCTTCACGCTACGCTGGAACTGGGACGCGAAAAACCGTTGCTTGCCGATTACGTCTATGCCCTGCGCAGCAAGACCAGTCAGCTTAGCAGGTACAAAACCGCTAAACTCTAAGGTGACGCTATGAGTAGACGGGTTGTCGTCGAAGTCCGAGAAGACCTGCATCGGGAACTGCGTAAACTCGCCGTGCTAAATGACCTTAAACTCTACGTTGTCACCAACGCGCTGCTTGAGGACATCTTATGTGATGAAGAAAACATTAAACGCTGCTTGAAGCGGCTAAAAATGTAGCTGCAGTATCCCTTTGCTGATTTGTTCCGCAACTTGCTTCACCATACAGATATTAGGTGCATCCGACTCTTCTTGTTTCCTTCAAGTGTTGTTGTATGGTTTGCAAACTACAGGCTTTTAGACGGGATGCAGTGGACAGCAATATGGCATCCAGTTACCGTTTCGCCGTTGTGGATTCCAGCAAAGCAAAAGAGTACCCTGCGAATTTCGTTTGCATGCTGCCCGTAAAGGTCGAGCAGGGCAAAGGAAAAACAGTAACGGTTTTCGGGGAAATATTCGGAGAAAAAAGCATAGAGCTAGCCTTGGATCTTTTGAAGAGCGCACTTGAAAACGAAAGTGACATGGCGATTAAAGCGGAGCTTAACCGCCGCATTAAACTGATTGACCCAAAACAAGCTAACCTAGTGAAGTGCAACGGGTGCAGCAAAACCTTTCAGCCCCGCAGAGTGAGAAAATACAAACAGAACTTTTGTGACGACTGCCTTAAAGCAAAATATGGCATAAAGCACTAGGGTCTTCTTGGATGCTCTTGCGGCGCATTTACGCTTAGTCACCTGCCGTGGGATAGGTAGAAAACAAGCCTTTTTGGAAAAAAGGAAATTTTTTGTTTCTTTTTCCTAAAAAAACCTCAGATGCTCATTATTTGCTGATTTTAAGGGAAAAACGGGTTTTTTCTCTGTATACACTAATATAGTTGATAGAACAATCTATCAGGTACTAGAATTCTTTAGAAGAAGAGGTCTGAGCGCGGCTTTTTCTCCAGATTATTCTTACTGAGGCTCTAAAATGGGTAAAAGAAAAATAACAAACGAAGGCAGCCTAGACAATATGGTTCTTCCCTCATCAAATGATGTCTTGGGCATGGCTATAAAAATGCTGGGCGCCGACCGAATCATGGTTAAATGCCAAGATGGAAACGAACGGTTATGCCGAATTAGAGGTAAACTAAAACGGCGCGTCTGGATAAGAGAAGGCGACATAGTTCTGGTTTCCCCCTGGGATTTTCAAAGCGAGAGTCGAGGCGACATCTTTTGGCGTTACAGAAAAAATCAGTCCGATTGGCTCAGAAACCACAATTACCTAACGATGTAGGAGAATTGTTAATGATTATTCTGAAGTGTAGGGAATGCGGAAATACCTTCCAAAAAGACGGAAACATCATCGAAAACCAGGCGGTATCTTGTCCCATCTGCGACTCTAACTATAGATTAGTAACCAAAGAAGGAAAAGTGTTTCTCGAAGATTTCGAAGAAGAAGACCTCGGCGAAATCTAAAGATAGAGGTGAAATAGATGAATGAAAACAAAACAAACTTTATAATTGCGGTGCGGGGCTACAAAAACGTAAAGAAAGAGAAAACCGCCAACTGCACCGACGTAACAGCCCTAGATAGCCTAAACAATAAAGTGCTTCTACGCGCAATCGAACCGATAGGCAGCGAATGCATCGGCGTCAACGACATTAAAACTATGGCGGAGTACATAAGGCAAGAAAACTTTGACTCGGCAATTCTGATTAGCAGAAAATTCACAGACACCGCTGTTGTTGAAATGGCAAAACATAAAATTCAGCATGTATCCGACGACTACATGCCGCCTTTCCAAATTGAAGAACTATACCATGCGATTATTGGCTGCATAAACAATCAATGCCTCAAAAAATGCGGAAAAGACACCGGAGCGGAATCCGAATGCGGAAAACTTAGTGCGCCATGCAAGATAAGGTCGCTTACAGGCTCAGTTAAATACAACTTTAAGCAGGGAAACGTTGGGTTGCTTAAAAACGACCTTAAGATGGCTTTGGCACTGAATAAATAATCACCATTTAACCTGAATTTTCTATTTCAGGATGCAAACGTTTAATTCCGCCGCGTCCTCTATGGGTGAAGTTAATCACCCGCTATTTTTCATAGCCTAAAATTAACAGGACCATAACATGTCAGAACAAGTCTCAACCGAAATAAAATGTGACGACTGCGGAAAAACCGCCACCGTTCCCTTCAAACCCACTGCCGGTAAACCAGTTTATTGTAGAGAATGCCTAAGTAAGCACCGGGGCGATCGGCGGCCAGAAAATGGAAACCGAACAGAAACTAAACCACAAAACGCGGAAGGCGAAAAACAAGCCTGGTCTAGACGCCGAGAAAGCTGGCGCTGAAAAAGTAAGCGTTTAGCTTACTAATTCAACGATGGTGCCTATCGCTTGGCCTGGAACGGGTCTTGCGAATTTGGCTCTAACCGTACCAGTTCTTCCATGTGTTCCAACAATTTTTCCTTTCCATTCGTCTTTGCCTTTTGTCCAAACTACTTTTTGCCCGACAAGTTTTCCGGCGCTGCCGAAGTCCATGTTGTCAAATTGGATTAAGCATTCTTTTGGCTGCTGGGATTTAGGTCCAGTTCGATAATTGGTTATGCGACCGATAATTTTCATACAATCATTCACCATCTGAGTGCCTCCATGTAATGGTTTCATGCATTTAAAGCTGCACTAAAATAAATGCCAAAGCAAGGCATGTTCAGGCGGTTTTTTAGCTAAATTTTATTTAAAGCGCCCACGCATAATTGTCTGATTACTTTGGCGCTAAACTGCTATCTCCCAGGCAACATGATACTCATCGACGCCTACGGTTGGGGCGATTTGCTACTGGGCGTTGTTGTCGGCGCAGTTAAGCCCCCCCAGCGCATGCTCCTTGAGCGGCGCATCCCCACCTCCGCTTTCCAACCCCCCAACTTCAAAAACAAAAAATACCTTGAAAACGCCAAAAAAATCGCCGACGAAATCCTCACCGTTATGCAGCCCGAAAAAGACACCTGCTTTAAGGTCTGCAGCGAATACGTGCTCTCAGGCGTTATCGGGCATCTGGAGAGCTTGGGCTTTAAGGTGCAGCGGGTCGAATCCACAGGCGAACTTAACCGGCTGGTGGAGGAGGCGTATCTGCGCTGGTGCGTGGAGGTGGGGGTGCCAAGGGAGATGCTTAAGGATCAGCGGCGGTTCTGGAGTTTTCTGGACTGGGTCGCCGAGAAACCGCATGTCCGCGAGGGCCTGGTGAAGACGGGGTGGGCAAGCTGGGAGCAGAAGTGGCGGCTGGAAATCTACCGCAAACACCAAAGCGAATTCCACCCCGACGAATCTAAAACTATCCGTGAAGACCGACAAAGCACCCTATAAGGGGGCGATTAGCTCCATTTTTTCAGGGCTGGAACCGGGATGGTTCTTGTCGCCACGACGCCTTCCACGGGACGCACGATGTCGCCCACGAAATGCAGCGCATTCTCGTTTGTATCCGCCTCAAAAAGCACCATAAAATCCCATTTCCCAAACGCCTGGCAAGCCTCCTGTAGCATCACGCCCTTGAGGGGAGATTGATTCCACTTCATGATTGCCTGGTAGATTCCATCAGCGCCTTTCGAGCCGATTTTTATGAACACAACAAATTTCTGAGCATTCTCCATAAAAAAGACACCATGAAAAAGTGGTTTGCGAGCGCTTTAAGGGTATGTGGCATCCACCCTGCAGCAACAGGCGCCGTTAGTTCCTGTCTGGGATAACTTTGACTTTAACCTCCGCCTTCATCTCCACGTGGTCTATCGGTTCAGTTTCACGTTTTTTGGGTGTTAGCGGCTTGTTTTTGTAGCTGCCAAAAGTCTGCGCGTACACCTTGGAGAATTGGGCGCCGAACAGCACGAAGAGGGCAGTTATGTATATCCACAGAAAAAGAACTATCAGGCTGCCCGCGGTTCCAGCCAACGTGTTGATGTAGAATAAGCTAAGGTAGAGACCGAAAAAAGAGTTAAGCAACGTGAAAACCAAGCCAGTTATCGCCGCGGCAACCCAGACGTCGCGCCACTGCACCTCGGTTTCAGGCAGCGTCTTAAAAACAACGGCGAAAAGCAACGTCGCCAACACGAAAGATAAAACGACCTCAAGCAGCCGGAGTAGAAGCGTGGGGAATCTGCCCAGCAGGGAACTAAAAAGGGCGATAGCTGCATCAGAGAGCACCGTGGAAAACGCGGTCCAAGCCACCACCAAAAGCCCCAGCCCGATGATGGCAGCGAAGGGCACCAGTTTGGCTTTTATGGATTCAGCGATGCCTCTTTTCGGGTGGATTTCCCAGATGACATCGATAGATTTCTGAAGCACCGAAAACGCCCCCACCGCGCCCGATATGGCAAAGACTATGCTAAAGAAGGAGCCGATTATGGAGGTGAGGGGGCTTTGGGCGTTGGTAAGTAGGTCCTCAAGCAGCGCCGCCACGGCTGGACCCACAAGGGTGCTTACTTGGCTAATCAGCTGCGCAAGCGCCTGCTCCTGCCCGTAGAACTGCGCAAACACCGCCACGCCAATCAGGGCTAGGGAGGGCAGCGGCAGGATGATGAAGAAGGCAAGGGCGGCTGCTCGCAGGGTGGCGTCATGTTTCTGCCATCGACTGTAGGTTTCCAGAAGAATTTTCATAAACCCTGCTTTATTCATGGCTTAGCCTACGTTTTAGATGAGTAGTTTTATGGCGGTGTAGAGGCTGTTGAGGGCAACCGCTCTTGTTTTAGTTACTGCCTGCAGAAGTGTCGGGTTCGCTTGGGCGCCTATGGTGACTATGCGGCGGCTCCTATACGACACCGTCAGGGTTACGCCGCTGCTTTTGAGGGTTTCAGCGACGTTTCGGAGGGCGGCAAGGGGGCTCTGAGGGTTCTGGGCGGCATCGGCTTGGCGCAGTTTGGGCGTGAGTTCGCCGCGCATGGCTATCAGTCGCTTTATGAAGGCTTTATCTTGGAGGTCAACTGCAATGAGGTTACTTGTCAAATCCACCCTTAACACCTGCAGCTTACCGGTTGAAAGCAGCACCGTTCCAGACTCGAAAGCCGGTAGGTTACTTTGGGGCGCCTGCATAGGTGGGTTCCTTCCAGTGACGGCTGTTTCTGTGTTTGACGTTAAAGTTGACTTCGCCGCTGACTTCATAGGTGACGTTGCCAAAGCGGAATCTTACAGCCTGCACATCGACCCGCAGGTTGTCTTTGTCGCCGACGATTTTATCGATAATCTCAGTAAAATTATCCGGTTTAATTTTCTGCAAAGTCTCCTGTAGAGAAGTTACCTGATAAGAATCTGCCATAAAACTCGTCTAGACATTAAGGCTGCAAGGGCAATAAATGTTTATCCGATGGCACGGCTGGGGTTTTTCTTGTTTCACCTGATTTAACTTGTTTAGTTTAAGGCGGGTTTTTATAGAACCTAGCTGTATTGGCTTTGCAAGAGAGAGGGATACATCCCAAGTTGACGCTTATCGTTGACGACGCTGGCAGCGGCGATTTACTTTTCGGCGTTGTAGTCGGCGCCTACCATGAAGAAACAGGCGAATTCAAATACGACTTAATCGACGTGAAGTTCTATCAGGACATCTTCCGCGAGAAAGAGTACCTGCAAGAGTCTTCCCGCGTCGTCACAAGACTCGTCGCCAAATTTCCCCTCAAAGAAGACGAGGTTATCCAAATCTGTCAGGGCTGCATCTTTGACGTAGCCGCAGTGGACCTCCAGAAAATCTATGGGGAAGACCGCGTGAAGCGAGTGCATGTTGAAGGCGAGACCCAGCGGCTAGTTGAAATCGCCTACCTCGATGAGATCCGTAACTTAGGCTATGAACCCCTCGCGGAGCGGGATGAGAAGCGGGGCAAAAGCTTCTTCCATATGATGCGCTGGCTCAAAGACAACCCTAAGATGCTACCATACGCCAAAACGGGTTGGCCCAGGCTAAAGAAGTATCAGCTCTTCAAAGCCGCCACAGCTGCAGCCACCTTCACCGCGGTCTGCAGTGAATGCGGCGCCCAATGCGAAGTGCCCTTCCAGCCTAAAGCCGACAAACCCGTGTTCTGCTCAAAATGCTGGTCTAACCATAAACCCGCCCGTAGCAATCGCAAACCCCGCAGAAGCAACAACCCAAGTAAACGTAAAAAATAGGTTAAAAAAAATGAATGTAATATTCGACTTTAACTCAAGCTGGTACATCCTCTTATTCGCGTTCCTTGGCGCATGGGCTCTTTTAATCGTTGCCCGCCGCAAATGGGGCGCAAAGCACGAAGTGAAAGAGCAGGTTTTCCTGGCCTTCGGCGGCATGGCATCGCTTGCTCTGATGGAGTTCTTCGCTGTCTCCACGGGGCTTTGGAACTACACGCCGGGTAACTGGCCGGTGATTCTGTGGCCAACCTACTTCGTTGCTATACTCTTCGGCTACCAGTTGCTACGCTCCATCGAGCATATGCTGCTGCGTCGGCCTGTGATGTAAATTTATTTTAACTACAAGCCGCCATATGCCATGTCGTGGCTCTGTATGGATGAAGAGTGGGAGCGGCTGGGGCATCTGTCCCCCGAAGAGAAAGTGCAGCTATGCATAGACATGACTGATGGCTGCATGCGGGTCTGCGCGGATGGCATACGCCAGCAGTATCCCGGCATCAGCGAAGAGGAGCTTTTAGAGAAGCTGCGTGAACGCATCCAATGGGCAAAAACTCACTGAGGAGTCGTCATGGAAGCCTACTACGCTTTTGTCGGAAAAATCGTTAAAGCGTTTGAGGCATCAGGTTTAAAGTATGCTTTCACGGGTGCGCTAGCTATTAGTTTCTATGGTGTTCCACGGACCACCAGCGACATAGACGTGATTGTCGCGGTCACCGATGAATCAAACCTTAAAGGTAAACTGGCTACTGCTTTACAAAAAGCAGGGATGCACTTTGAGGAACACAAAATTGACTCTGCTTTAACTTCAGGTTTTAGGATAGCGTCGTTTAAAGATAAAACATCCCCATACAGCATCGACATAATCTTTTCCGATTCAGAACTAAAGAGAAAAGCAGGTAAGATTGCGGGGTGTGACACTTTTTTTCAGTCACCTGAGGAGTTGATAGCTGCAAAGCTTCGCATGATAAAGGTAACTTTGCCGCCTGAGCGTGCAGCAAAAGACCGCAAGGACATAGAAGCTATTTTAAAATTCACCCCCGTTGATTTGAAGGCTGTTAGGAAGCGGGCAAAAGAAGACAACACATTAAATGTGTTTGATTCTCTGGGTTTGAAGGCTTAAATCGCTGTTTCACACCTATATTGGTTAGTGTTTTGTGTTGACTCATGTTTGCAGAGATACTTCTTTTGAAACCATCGTGTGGGCAGACCGACCCTGGGTGGTGCCCTCCGCCATCATGCGCACCTTTGCCGTGGTGATGGCTGCCCTATTCTTTCTTTTCCTCGAAATGTACCTAGGCGTCGCCGTAACATTAGTCTATGTTTTACCCATCTACCTCTGGACGCTCTTTATCTTCATCGCAATCTGGGCATTTAGTCTGCTTGACCTGCTTCTTTTCTGGGTGTCCAGCAGTTATGTGCTGCGCAAGGACGGATTGGAGGTGCAGCGGGGCATAATTCGGCTGGATTCCTTTGTGGTTACGCCGCTGGGCTTTGGCGATCTGCGGCTCTACCAGAGTGTAGGCGGCAGAATCTTTGACTACGGAGATTTAGTGATTAACTCGCAGGGGGAACGGCGGGTTCGGCTTGCGCTGGTGCGTTCGCCGTTTCGGGTTGCCCGGCTAATCCGCGAAGTCATGGCTAAACCCACCGTGCGCACACAAAACTCAGCCTAAAACATGGTGTTGCGGTTAGCATGGGGCTCGGGAACCTCTTCCACCACGTCCCAGTGCTCAACTAGTTTGCCGTCCTCTACACGGAAGATATCCACGATGGCTTCTCCGCGGCTGCCCGGATGGGGTTTTAGGTGACTGTGCACCGCGACG is a window from the Candidatus Bathyarchaeota archaeon genome containing:
- a CDS encoding phage tail tube protein gives rise to the protein MPETYGSHESKIYYVEETSFGVTPQTPTMLSVPAQSLEPQISPNNIKVRGVGSVDLQAIKGGQRAPSLKLSFPLPSEAPINFLQYCRVELAKSLSMQLLYYKGAFASATDILSLLYTGCKIQSGTVQCSIDEVVQASVDVLSQNLTASTAKIEDAVYSDYGGAVPFYESYIKKGGVALERVTDWKFTVENNLRGVPVIRSSGGNVVKYLPNRHRDLTGEVVFEFESKDEFDDIINDSEFDLEFGLGGANKAVFSDCKWETAAAPTRIEDLVSLKAAFVAKTFTIT
- a CDS encoding HK97 gp10 family phage protein; protein product: MSVSVNLTLSGSEEFQAAVSRFDGAMQRQIQEKLSEWAQTVKSEAERLVPVRTGFLQSSIFARSVGWQIQVGAEAEYAAAVEFGTGNMRAQPYLAPALETHLPSLERYLLEAINSAKAEAQL
- the eif1A gene encoding translation initiation factor eIF-1A, with product MGKRKITNEGSLDNMVLPSSNDVLGMAIKMLGADRIMVKCQDGNERLCRIRGKLKRRVWIREGDIVLVSPWDFQSESRGDIFWRYRKNQSDWLRNHNYLTM
- a CDS encoding 50S ribosomal protein L35ae, encoding MKIIGRITNYRTGPKSQQPKECLIQFDNMDFGSAGKLVGQKVVWTKGKDEWKGKIVGTHGRTGTVRAKFARPVPGQAIGTIVELVS
- a CDS encoding YihY/virulence factor BrkB family protein; the protein is MKILLETYSRWQKHDATLRAAALAFFIILPLPSLALIGVAVFAQFYGQEQALAQLISQVSTLVGPAVAALLEDLLTNAQSPLTSIIGSFFSIVFAISGAVGAFSVLQKSIDVIWEIHPKRGIAESIKAKLVPFAAIIGLGLLVVAWTAFSTVLSDAAIALFSSLLGRFPTLLLRLLEVVLSFVLATLLFAVVFKTLPETEVQWRDVWVAAAITGLVFTLLNSFFGLYLSLFYINTLAGTAGSLIVLFLWIYITALFVLFGAQFSKVYAQTFGSYKNKPLTPKKRETEPIDHVEMKAEVKVKVIPDRN
- a CDS encoding nucleotidyl transferase AbiEii/AbiGii toxin family protein, which encodes MEAYYAFVGKIVKAFEASGLKYAFTGALAISFYGVPRTTSDIDVIVAVTDESNLKGKLATALQKAGMHFEEHKIDSALTSGFRIASFKDKTSPYSIDIIFSDSELKRKAGKIAGCDTFFQSPEELIAAKLRMIKVTLPPERAAKDRKDIEAILKFTPVDLKAVRKRAKEDNTLNVFDSLGLKA